NNNNNNNNNNNNNNNNNNNNNNNNNNNNNNNNNNNNNNNNNNNNNNNNNNNNNNNNNNNNNNNNNNNNNNNNNNNNNNNNNNNNNNNNNNNNNNNNNNNNNNNNNNNNNNNNNNNNNNNNNNNNNNNNNNNNNNNNNNNNNNNNNNNNNNNNNNNNNNNNNNNNNNNNNNNNNNNNNNNNNNNNNNNNNNNNNNNNNNNNNNNNNNNNNNNNNNNNNNNNNNNNNNNNNNNNNNNNNNNNNNNNNNNNNNNNNNNNNNNNNNNNNNNNNNNNNNNNNNNNNNNNNNNNNNNNNNNNNNNNNNNNNNNNNNNNNNNNNNNNNNNNNNNNNNNNNNNNNNNNNNNNNNNNNNNNNNNNNNNNNNNNNNNNNNNNNNNNNNNNNNNNNNNNNNNNNNNNNNNNNNNNNNNNNNNNNNNNNNNNNNNNNNNNNNNNNNNNNNNNNNNNNNNNNNNNNNNNNNNNNNNNNNNNNNNNNNNNNNNNNNNNNNNNNNNNNNNNNNNNNNNNNNNNNNNNNNNNNNNNNNNNNNNNNNNNNNNNNNNNNNNNNNNNNNNNNNNNNNNNNNNNNNNNNNNNNNNNNNNNNNNNNNNNNNNNNNNNNNNNNNNNNNNNNNNNNNNNNNNNNNNNNNNNNNNNNNNNNNNNNNNNNNNNNNNNNNNNNNNNNNNNNNNNNNNNNNNNNNNNNNNNNNNNNNNNNNNNNNNNNNNNNNNNNNNNNNNNNNNNNNNNNNNNNNNNNNNNNNNNNNNNNNNNNNNNNNNNNNNNNNNNNNNNNNNNNNNNNNNNNNNNNNNNNNNNNNNNNNNNNNNNNNNNNNNNNNNNNNNNNNNNNNNNNNNNNNNNNNNNNNNNNNNNNNNNNNNNNNNNNNNNNNNNNNNNNNNNNNNNNNNNNNNNNNNNNNNNNNNNNNNNNNNNNNNNNNNNNNNNNNNNNNNNNNNNNNNNNNNNNNNNNNNNNNNNNNNNNNNNNNNNNNNNNNNNNNNNNNNNNNNNNNNNNNNNNNNNNNNNNNNNNNNNNNNNNNNNNNNNNNNNNNNNNNNNNNNNNNNNNNNNNNTTGCCGGCTTCACCGTAGCCAGTGAGGTCAGCGCTCATGACTGGCAGATGAAGAACGGCAAGCAGTGGCTTCTGGGAAAAACATTCGACACATTCTGTCCACTAGGGCCTGCTCTTGTTAACACAGAAGCACTGAAGGGTAGGTGGGGGGCCGGTGAGATGGAAACCTGAACTAAAAATTGTTGTGAACGTAAAAAAAACCATGAGGCTGTGAGTCAGAGCTGtaatgtgctgtttttaaatCAGACGTCCACAATCTGGGGATCCGGTGCCTGGTAAACGGTGACGTAGTTCAGGACAGCAACACCAGTCAGCTGATCTTTAAGACGGAGAAGGTGGTGGTGTGGGTCTCGCAGTAAGTATCCAGCGCATGGTGGTGAACATATTTCACTGACCTGATCTTACAGCAGTGTTCAGATTCACTGTTCAGACTCTTCTAGGGATGCATTGATACCAGTACTGGTATAGGTCTGATACTGTGCTGAGTGAATCGTGCAGCACATTAAGCAGTAATGTGACCGTGCAGAGAAACTGTTGCACGTGTGAGCAGTTCAGATCTGTGAGCACTGAGACATTGCTGTATTGTTACTGCATCCCTAGTGTCTTCTGTACAGCTTTGTTCATTTGTCTTGAAGGCAGGTTTGTGACTCTGTACCCAGGCGACGTGTTTCTAACAGGCACGCCTCCAGGAGTGGGCTTTTTCAGAAAGCCACCCATCTTTCTAAAGGTGAGCTCAGTTTCCAGTTTCTCACACTGTGTAGGCTTGTTCTCCATTTTCCAACTTTGTGAATCTCTATAAGACTAATATGACCTGGTCATGGTGATGGAGAAACACCGTGGCTCATTTAATCCCCTTgagtaaatatacataaaagaCAGGGGCGCAATAAGTTTTGGTGAGCCGAAATCCTCGGAAACGTTAAGAGGTGCCTTGGTGATGACTGGTTAGAAAGTCATTCATCACGTCTGTTGTTTGATGACCGTGGCGGAACTAAGCGATTAGAGAAATGAGTCCGAAAACAGCTCTGGAGTTATCTCCTACTGAggcaggaacatctgtacagaCGTATCCTTTGAGATTACTTTTGGAGAGAGGAAACACAAAGTACAGCGTTCTTCAAAATTAATACGAAGTCAGAAAGCTTTTGATTAGGCGTTATCGTTAACGCACCACAtcgaaaatatttttattttaaggtcTGTGGCCTTGCAGCGTTGCAcgagtgtttacagtgtgttggTGTATACACTGATGTGTTAATCATAATCATGTGCTTATGTTTCGAATTAATTTGGTCCAAGTTTAGATCTCAAACACATCTTTCCGGCTGAAGTGTTTCTTTTATAACCAACAATTGAACACACCTTAGTGCTAATTTCTTTTAAACTCGCAACccgccacccccccccccccccccccccccccgccaacaAAAAAAGGGAATGTTTtgcataaaattctaattaattagcttttgaataaaatgttccatCAAAACAAACCTCATGACTTACACCTGAGTGCTAAATTTGATTAGTTCTTTGTACTGCTTCTAAAACATGACCCATCAGACAGCTACTTATGTTGTgtagtttgttttaattaatattgtaatttggctaaaaccaaaataaacaggTCCCTACAAGTAGAAGTCACAGCACCtgcaaatgggggggggggtggggggattcTTTATAATTCAGAAGGAATACAGAAAGGACACGTCGTGGAGTGTCAGATCGAGGAGATCGGGTTCATCCGAAACACAGTGGTGTGACTCCTGCACGGTTGGCTGACTTTTATCTGAGCTACGGGGatggaaaaaattaaaataaatccctttcACCGTTGAAATGCTTCAATGTCTAGATGTTTCTGAAATCCTAATCAGATTTGTGTGCACTAGAAGTGATTGGTCCAGAGTGCAGGTGCTGTGATCTTCCAGGAGATAGAGCTCTGTTGATTATGTTTCGGGAGAAACACTACTGTATTAGTGGGTTGTCCAACCTGCGAATCTCTCTCGACATTATCGATCGCCTTCTCCGTGAGTGTGCAGGAGGTCCTTGTGCagttcacctgtgtgtgtgtgtctcttgagATCTTACTCAGCACCTGGTGCACTATAGTAATCAGCCCTGTCCGTCAGCATCTCTCTCGCCGTGCTGCGTGTGGAAAGAGTCTGTCTATATATGTACTTGTGTGGGGTGAAAGAGGGGGGTTATGGGATTGCTACGGTGTCCCGAGAGGGCTGGCGGCATTACCAGCGGATAATCAGGGGCTGATTGGAGGGTCAGTGGTTCATGAGCTCCGTCACTCATCGTTAACAGCATCATGTATGAGAacgtggaaaaagaaagatccGGATTGAGCGACGGTGCAGAACAAAACCTGTATTCGTCTCTCCAAATCAAACAAAGCAACGTTATAAAGCAACAATTTTCATCAAACAGAAACCAGAGAAGAACTCGTTAACTTCCTAACAATCCAACATTGTCAAACACTCACTAATTAAACTGAATACAATGACCAATATCCTGCTCTCTTATTGGTTAACAGCTCTGATCAACTCAAAATCCTACCAATATTCTCACTCAAAGCCTACCATCAGCATTATATCGACTGACAttaacacacttaacacacaacATGTAGCTCAGAGCTCAGTCTTCAGTTTGCACTAGAGCTACAAGGCTCTAAACTGTCAACAGTGTGGAAACTGAACgcttaaatcatcacacactggtTTAGTAATCTATCTGtacaaataaagaatttttagCTGCTAGTAGTAAAGGCATAATGCTTTAGGTTTCATGATGCTAAACCGCTAGATATAAgctttacttgttagctacagcACATTAGGCTCATAGCTTCAGTGCAAAACTGAAAACCACAACAAACATTTCCTAACTACATTcataagaaagagagaaaccaaatgcagtttttaaaggtCCACGTTTAAGAACACATCTTGCTCCAAGCGAATTACCAGAAACACTGATATTTTGTAACTAAACCTAGAGCGGTGCAGACGTGTGTTTCTCCTGCGTCAGCCTTAGAGGAACTGCGAGAAGAACTGGAagagtttgtgtttgttctcGGCCTGGAGGAAAAGAGGACTGATCTCTAGGTACACCGCCTCGCTCTGCCGGTCCTCCATCAGCACCTGGTACAAGAGAAACACACTGTAacccagtctgtacaggatttcggagggtttttataattatttatatacattatatatatttatttatttatattgtgattATTGCGGCCCAAAATGCTCGATTTTTCggtggcttttttcaaatttacgttgtttttcacacaaaattgttttgcgcgctctttcgcggtgatgtttgttggtaaacgagaccttttagctgttacTCATGTTGACggacatgaatcgaagaggaaatcttggcccagatctgcagaaaatctgcggtaagtTTAAAACGTTGCAAGCTgctccgaatattgcagcgtttgctCGATTCTGCTTTCGTTTCTTCGATCGCAAATGGAACCGTGGaagaagctgttcacaggatAAACATATTTATGGCACACTTGTATGATATCCTGTGTGAAGTTTACCTGAAGACGTGTCGGAGACTCTGAAAACGTGTGAGGAAAGCTTATCTGAGACTGAGTCCGCCATTTGGCAGAAACCCAATACCCTGAGGACAACATTCCcattgtgaagcatggtggtggtaacactacaaaatgtgtgtgtgtgtgtgtggggtggggttagGGGATGGGGTGTCGGAAAGTTGAAAGTGGGGTGAATACTTAGGAAATGCACTTAAATAATGAGGAAAACAGTCTGAAGAACACTCAGTTGTCAGTATACACTAAGAATTTAGTCAACAGTTTTTCTAGGGCACTCTGCACTGCGTTGTGGGGAACACAGCGGTTCTGACAAACCTCTGAGACAAAACAGCGTCACGGCACTGCAGTGATGCCTGTCTGTTAGTTTGCTTTGCCTCAGACTTATTTTGAACTGATCAAATGTTTTGTCTGCTTGTGGGTTGGAAGTCTGTGATAGTTATATAAgtagatatttatataaatcttccacacacacacaaacatcatccGTCCATCACAGCACCACTTCTGAAGCAGGGAAAACTTCAGCCACAACAACTACAGGAACTGTTACCATTGCTCGAACGAGAAAGATTCTTATTAACGAACAACTTTTAAATGGACAGAaagatacagtcccctctgaaactactggaacgacaagaccaattcttttttttctgtagactgaagacatttgagtttgagatcaaaagatgaatatgagacgagagtttcagcttttatttcctggtatttacatgtagatgtgataaccgacatagaacatagcacgtTTTGTATCACACCagccaatttgtaggcgagcaaatatattggaacatgtgactgaaaggtgtttcttgttacccaggtgtgtcctgttagattgactgtttaaacaataaatagcgctgaacatctactcttagttttggttttagccttcagtttcacctgtgaagactgcatctgttgttaaaaaggataagccaacatgaagatcagagagctgtctatgggagaaaagcaagtcattttgaagctaggaaaagagggaaaaagaatCAGAGGCATTGTACAAACATTGGAGCATAGCCACTACAACAATATGgaatatcctgaaaaagaaagaaagcactggtgtactgagcagcaGACACCGAATGGATCGGCCAAggacaacaacagcagctgatgacagaaacattgtgagagctatgaaggaacccaacaaaacaacagttagtgacatcaacaacaacctccacagggtaggggtgaaggtctcagacactttgagagcagaaacacAGGCCATACcacttgatgcagttactgcaagcaagggatgcgcatcaaatattaagtgttatttattttaacttacttcaagacttgtctgttcctatacatttcctttttccaggaaataaaagttgaactttcatctcatatccattgtttgatctcaaacccaaatgtttttggtgtatagcacaaacaaatgaatcggctgttccaatagtttcagaaggaACTCTATATTAGCAGTTTAAAACAGCATTGAGTACAACGTGGGCCGTTTAAACTTTTCAGCCTTGAAAATCATCAAgaaaggggactgtatataaggAAAAGCACCTGATAGCCATTGTGAAATCTGTAAAGTGATGCTTTGGGCCTGATTTGTTGGTGGTGGGGGAGGCGGTGACTAATGTTATCTGTAGTAGAGCCAATACGTTTGCAGGAAATAAAGCACTCCTtaagaaaaatattgttttatacagAATCCCCGTATGTTTAAGATCATGACATGATTTAATAAATGGTGCGCATTTGCACgatgggtgccaatacttttggagctaccGGTCTGACTCACCGGTATATACCCAGCTGGCAGTAGGTGTGTAAGCTGTAGGCTTGTTTCAGTCAGCTCCTCTTGACCAAGTGCAACATCAAactccatctctcctcctccACATTCTGCCACCTCACACAGCAAGGCAGAGACAGCAcaggctgcacacacacacacacacacacccacacacacacacacacacacacacacagagttctgaTTATTACTACTTACATTATCAAATATGTCTCCTTTACCACTGTTCATCCCTCATTCCTATTGAAGGGGGTGTGGCATATGAgacagtcccagtgaaggaggtgtggcctttgtgtctcagtcatagtgaaggaggtgtgtcctgtGTCTCAGtcaaagtgaaggaggcgtggcctctgaactttgcatgttactggattatgtttgtggattactgtttggatttacctgcctgtgtgtctctcaataaaactgttcatactgcacttgcatcctaccttatctccgttgcgtcacgaaatgtgacagaatattctgccgtaacatggatgcagcaggaagacaggAGAGACATCACGCTACAATGGGAGTAGCAGGACAATACCTTATCGGGAAACGTTCCGATTACTGACCTCACATTTCTTGTCCGTGCAGTTCCCTCAACGGTACGCCGTTGAACtgccgccagagacagcgggattgaGCAGCTAGCCGCTGGAGatcctcttcagctgccaggaatatttctgcagcctggcgtatcccaagcctactaagagacagtggatcgggttcttggtgtccaggttttgcggtccggcccgtgactgggcggagcagctggtgagcactgagtcctctgccctccaggatgtcactcaatttgcagaactttttatggaggagttcacgcagccagggcagcttcatggtctggatttactggggtggagagtcaatggacagccccagcctgacctgccctttaacctctattatgagaggattgacaggtcagcctccaccgatctgcttcaggttccagccaacgtggtggaggtggcaccgacatgcatgtctgagggctgcaggagggagaccaagctacaatgccctacctgcaaaaaactgtgtctccaggaagcattctactgctctcatgaatgcttcaagagcagctggcgggagcataagaaactccaccggagagcccgtgcagagatccCGCCCAgggtcaacagggtgacctcggagctcccgtcggaggtctcagcacccgagccccagccggaggtgaacctggcgacctcagagctcgaacctgagacccacgaggaggtctcacccgccgagctccagccagaggtccacatggcggcctcagagctccagcacgagacctatggggaggtctcagctccggagctccagcctgaggttaacctggcgacctcagagctcgaacctgacacacacgaggtgggctcacctgctgagcgggtcaacagggaggccccagcatcagagccccagccggaggttcaGGAGtgggtctcagctccacagatccactgcaaagcccagttactgtcccaagtgtctgttaacccggacaaccaagccctgctcaagcccaagtctactgacacggccgaccaagttctgctcaagcccgagtctactgatatggccgaccaagttctgctcaagcccgagtctaccgacacggccgaccaagttctgtcatgagttcccctttaagcagcgcgctgtggagcatgtgagcgcgcgtgcacgagcaggtgcgcgagcacctgcttttcccttgttgacaatcgtgacatttcgacacgtgcatttgttatgtttctgttatgtctcctccccgttctgtcattggttgttgtttcatgtgtgtctgaatcgccctcagccattacgaggctgattatgtttgtatatataccgcgcgcctcccagcacacagcgcggaatattgaGTTGTAGTAGATTAGTTGAGTGTCCTTACGATAGAGAACCAAAGTCACAGTTCATAGTTTCATGGTTcaattcatagtcatagttcatgtcatgtttcatgtttaggttcgttagtttagttcacgctggtttctccgcccccagtcccgcgctatagttcatgttcatgagaaagaaagaaaaaagaaacatccacccagtgtttaaaaaacaaaaaattaaaaatagaatgtaaatatataactgGAGCTTCTGTCAGCATTAGTATAAGACTTAATGTAGTGCACCTACTTATTTTAACTTGGTATGTGTTTGGAAAAAAtcaaaaagcttaaaaaaaaaaaaaaaaaggggctggattgtaaaatttaaaaagaaaaaagaaattgtgCAGTCCATGGATTATTGCTCTGAAgataaacaagaaaaagaaaaaagaaggcaCCTATCATGGTGGTCTTTCCCTGATTCAGGATCTGaggagatgaaggagagaacagaacagacccagcacagagagaggagagtcacATTCAAGGGAgaaaaagcacagggagaaggCTGGAtgaggtgcattgtgggaagaCACGATGGGGACTGGGTCATCTTGGAGGAAAACAAAGCGGTCACACAGATGTAGTCACTCGGTCCACAGTGTTATTGACCTCGTTTTTGCTGGAGTCCAGGCCTTTGGCAGCGTTCAGACCGTTGCGGAGATTCTCCACCACCTTCTTCATGTTCCTCAGCTCTCCGGGGTGCGGCGTGGCCCGTCGCAACAGCGTCCCCTACgacagaggaaaagaaataaagaaaacaagacCATCATTGGAGATACACGAGCTATAGTTATAGACACCTAGTTATTGCTATTCATCACATTCGATCCATCACCGTTATAAAACGGCTTCTTTCCCACGCTGGTCCTGTTACTCGGTTATTGATGAATCATTCATTCCTGGCAATAGTTGAGCGTACATATTTGCTGGTCTATGGTCTGTTTTGTACTGTGttatctttaattttttttgtggagtCACCGAGTTGTCAAGTTATTATTCTGACA
The sequence above is a segment of the Ictalurus furcatus strain D&B unplaced genomic scaffold, Billie_1.0 scf6, whole genome shotgun sequence genome. Coding sequences within it:
- the LOC128604954 gene encoding fumarylacetoacetate hydrolase domain-containing protein 2-like, coding for AGFTVASEVSAHDWQMKNGKQWLLGKTFDTFCPLGPALVNTEALKDVHNLGIRCLVNGDVVQDSNTSQLIFKTEKVVVWVSQFVTLYPGDVFLTGTPPGVGFFRKPPIFLKKGHVVECQIEEIGFIRNTVV